CTATAACAACAAATATCTACAATAATGGTACAGGTTATAGAAACGTAACTATAATAATACAAGACAATGATATTAACCTAAGTGTTGATAAAACTCAACTAAGAATACCAGGTAATCAAGGTATCAATATAAAAATTACTGGGACATACCCAAAAGCAGATAACAACAATATATTTGCTAATTTGAAGATTGTGGATGATCTTAATTATACAAATGACCAAGAGATTCATTTTTTTGCTCCAAGTATTTTGAAAAAAGATACTGACGATCCAAATGACCCTACAGATCCAACAGACCCTACAAATCCTACATATCCAAGTTCCAGACTATCACAGGTTACCAATGTTCAGATTCGTTATGATGAAGCAAAACAATCTTATATAGTCACTTGGGATCCTGTAAAAAATGCAAAAGGATACATGATAGAAATGTACAAAAATACAAGTGATAATAGAGATCAATATAAAAATGTATTAACGAACCAAGTAGAATTCAAAACATGTGAAGTGGGAAAATGTAGAGGTTTCAGTAAAGTAATATTCAAAATATATGCATATAGTCCTAAACGTTTAGCTAGTCATAGTATTGCATCATGGTGTTCAACTGCTAGGAGGAGTGGGAAGAATTTTGGTACAATGGATTGGTATGAGTATATAGAACAAGAATCTGAGAATACTCAACCACGAAGGGGTACAGGTAGTCATGCTGGAAATACAGGAAATACAAATACAGGAAATGGTAGCAGTACTAGAAGACCTAGTCGTCGATAAGGTTCTGTAATAGCCATTAACCAGTAAACTAAAAGCCCTCTAGATAATATTTATTTATATTAATCTAGAGGGCTTTTATGTTTACACAGGAGTAGTTATATACTCGTCTGTTTATTATTTGTTGTTCTTACAATTTGCACATACTCCATAAAAGAATATTTTTTCATACATGATTTCAAAATCAGTATCTTCTTCAACATATTTCTTAAGATTCTCCAATTTCATAGTGTCCAAGTCAAAAACCTTGTGACATTCTAAGCATATCATGTGTGGATGAGCTTTGACATTGGCATCATATCTAAAGCTGTCTTCTCCTACATTGAATTCTTGAACTAATTCTGCTTTTTTTAGAGTGTCTAGAGTTTTATATACAGTGGCTAAACTCATTGTTGGATGTGTTTCTTGTAAGCATTTATAGATATGTTCTGCACTAGGATGCTCTTTGCTGTCATATAATATTTTGAATATAGCGATTCGTTGAGGAGTAACTTTTAATTTGTGTGCTTTTAATAGCTCAGCTATATGTTGCATACCACAGTCTCCTTTCAATAATAATTATTATCTAGTAACTATTATACTATACTTATATAGTTTGTCAAGTTTTATAAAGGTATTTGAAATAGTTGGAATAATTATTCTGATAGACTTGAATTACTTTTTCTATAATTTCCAGGTGACATGCCTACATTTTTTTTGAAATCATTGCAAAAATAGTATTCGCTATTAAAGCCCACTTCTTTAGCTATTGTTGACATATCTTTACTAGTACATTTTAATAGATATGCAGCTTTTTTTAGTCTAACTTTTTTAATATATTGATTCACAGTTTCGCCCACTGAATTCTTGAACAGTCTAGAAAGGTGACTATAACTTACATGGACAGAATTAGCTACATCATTGACGTTGATATCTTGATAATAGTTATCTTCTATGAACTGTATAGTGTTGATGACAATATTGTTATCAAATGAATCATCTTTACTTCCTATATTGGATTTCAACTCTGATAAATCTTGGTTCGCATATTTAGACAGCTTAAGAACAATCTGAAAAAAGGCTAATTGAAGTTCTAATTCAGAAAATCCTTGTCTACCTAGCTCTAATAGATTCAATACTCCATTAAGAATAGTACCATCATCTGTCAGAGGTTCTGAACCAGTGGCGTATATAGATTCTATCAATTGCTTTGATTTGATTAGATTTAATTGTTCATTATTAAAAGCACTGTTAGTCACAATCTCCCAGCGCATAGAAAAACCAGTATGTCCAATTCCATCTTCTTGACAATGAGAATGTAATACTCCAGGTGCTAATGTATAAAACTGCCCTGGAGTAATTTTACGTTTTATTCCGTTAGATGTGGTGAAAACATAATTATCGGTTATATAATGAAATTCAAAGAAAGAATGTTTATGCTTGCTCACATTCCAATCAGGATCAGTATCCATATAATGAATACCTAATATCTTTAACTGAATATTGTTTACTAATATATCTTTATAACATATCTTATTTAATAGCATGAAATCATCTTCATAATCTGATAAATCAATTTTTATATTTTCTCTCATACAGTTACAGCCTTTCTATTAAATATTTATTATATGTTACTTATACAGTATACCAAATATAAATATTCAATACAATAAACTATAACTTGATTTATTCAATTTACTATAAAGCTAAAATAGCCAATAGTCCTTTTACTAGAAGAAAAGTGTTTTGTGATTATATTGACGGTTACTTCGTAGCAAAATAGTATATGTATATGTGGAGTAGTGAGGCAGGACGCCGAACCCAGCATTTAATCTGACAGCCCTACTGGACTGTCAGAAATAATAATGGACTCGATGTCCATTATTATTTGTCGAGTTCAGGACGAACAAGTAGCTGGCGGAACATATACATATACTATTTTGCAAAAACCAAGTCAGAACAAAACATTTTTTCTGACCTACTGGTAATATAATTTATAATTACTTGAAAAGTTCATTCCATGTTTCAAATACTTGTTTCACATTTTCAGGTTTAGCACCTGGACCAAATTCACATTGTGCTATACATCCACCGTTATCCCATAGATTGTTTTTAACCAATTTTACTGCATCCTTGATTTCTTCTGTGCTTCCATAAGGTAATAGATTCTGTCTATCAATCTCACCCCAGAAAGTTATTTTACCTTTGAACTTGACTAGTTCATCCATCGGCATACAAAATAGTTGTGAATTAATCGCATCAAGACCTAATTCCACTAAATGAGGATAAATATCTAATATATATCCATCTGAATGCATAAATATTTTTTTGCCATGGCTATGAGCTATATCTATATAGTCCTTATACATCGGCTTGAAAAGCTCTTCCCATATACTAGGATTTATTAAAAGACTTTTTTGTGAACCCCAATCATCCATAAAAGATAATCCATCAACATCGGTTTCAGCCCATTTTGTCAATAGTTCACAGTAGAATTCATGCATTTTACCCATGAAATCAAGT
The window above is part of the Vallitalea guaymasensis genome. Proteins encoded here:
- a CDS encoding transcriptional regulator PerR, with the protein product MQHIAELLKAHKLKVTPQRIAIFKILYDSKEHPSAEHIYKCLQETHPTMSLATVYKTLDTLKKAELVQEFNVGEDSFRYDANVKAHPHMICLECHKVFDLDTMKLENLKKYVEEDTDFEIMYEKIFFYGVCANCKNNK
- a CDS encoding AraC family transcriptional regulator, producing MRENIKIDLSDYEDDFMLLNKICYKDILVNNIQLKILGIHYMDTDPDWNVSKHKHSFFEFHYITDNYVFTTSNGIKRKITPGQFYTLAPGVLHSHCQEDGIGHTGFSMRWEIVTNSAFNNEQLNLIKSKQLIESIYATGSEPLTDDGTILNGVLNLLELGRQGFSELELQLAFFQIVLKLSKYANQDLSELKSNIGSKDDSFDNNIVINTIQFIEDNYYQDINVNDVANSVHVSYSHLSRLFKNSVGETVNQYIKKVRLKKAAYLLKCTSKDMSTIAKEVGFNSEYYFCNDFKKNVGMSPGNYRKSNSSLSE
- a CDS encoding uroporphyrinogen decarboxylase family protein, which gives rise to MNSRELVYKTLNFDNPERAPRQKWVLPWANNHYPEELAKLHEDYPDDFDGAPGYYAEKDISEGDPTDIGESTDAWGCKFLNYQKGIIGEVKEPLIQDEEWKDVNNIHIPREWLTIDKEKINEFCKNSDKFVFGGCCPRPFEQLQFIRGTENLFIDLMLRPQGLLDFMGKMHEFYCELLTKWAETDVDGLSFMDDWGSQKSLLINPSIWEELFKPMYKDYIDIAHSHGKKIFMHSDGYILDIYPHLVELGLDAINSQLFCMPMDELVKFKGKITFWGEIDRQNLLPYGSTEEIKDAVKLVKNNLWDNGGCIAQCEFGPGAKPENVKQVFETWNELFK